The Methanoplanus sp. FWC-SCC4 genome has a window encoding:
- a CDS encoding RlmE family RNA methyltransferase yields the protein MGSQWDADRFYKKSKREGYRSRAAYKLLDIQKRFEIIRSDDNVVDLGAAPGSWLQVLRDLTDGKVIGVDLNPIAPVEGVITIKGDFTTEKIQSRILSHVDFVNVVVCDASPKLSGQKSYDQARAIALSELALKYACLILKPGGNFVVKSFQGEMFKELLDEARRNFYSVKVYRTKATRRGSSEAYIVAKNFRGFRDASD from the coding sequence ATGGGTTCTCAATGGGATGCAGACAGATTTTATAAAAAATCTAAAAGGGAAGGCTATCGTTCGCGTGCAGCATACAAATTGCTGGATATTCAGAAAAGGTTTGAGATTATACGCTCTGATGACAATGTTGTGGATTTGGGAGCGGCACCAGGCAGCTGGCTTCAGGTTCTGCGCGATTTAACAGACGGGAAAGTAATCGGAGTGGATCTAAATCCGATTGCCCCGGTTGAAGGTGTAATTACAATAAAGGGAGATTTCACAACCGAAAAGATTCAGTCCCGGATTCTTTCCCATGTGGATTTTGTAAACGTGGTAGTATGTGATGCATCCCCAAAATTATCCGGCCAGAAATCTTATGATCAGGCGCGTGCAATTGCTCTTTCAGAACTGGCGCTAAAGTATGCCTGCCTTATCTTAAAGCCGGGTGGCAATTTCGTTGTAAAATCCTTCCAGGGTGAAATGTTTAAGGAACTCTTAGACGAGGCCAGAAGGAATTTTTACTCTGTTAAAGTTTACAGAACGAAAGCAACAAGAAGGGGTAGTTCTGAAGCATATATTGTTGCCAAAAATTTCAGAGGGTTTAGGGATGCATCTGATTGA
- a CDS encoding ABC transporter ATP-binding protein, whose translation MRSKRLFDRIEEIKISNLSKKYGDNFAVDDLNLDIRGGELLILIGGSGAGKTTALKMINRLIVPDSGHIEINGLNIADLNEVELRRNIGYVIQQIGLFPHMTVKDNIGLLPKIEKWKSGEITKKVEELLELVDLPPDYFINRYPKELSGGQQQRIGLARALVMDPPLLLMDEPFGALDPILRKQLQDEFLEIKKNIGRTIILVTHDINEAFKLGDRIGIMHDSKLIQTGTPEELIFNPKNSIVSGLVEADKKFRHIESMKVKDLVSPVLRKYYYESSQNCETALDNMIKDDIHIAIVMENGDYRGIVMRRELYPLKKTDTTLADQLTDLPVFSPEDDAMAALREIKKIKAPFGLSMDKGTVFGFLIPDEIMMRLI comes from the coding sequence GTGAGATCAAAACGTCTCTTTGACAGAATTGAAGAGATCAAAATAAGTAATCTGTCAAAAAAATACGGAGATAATTTTGCAGTTGATGATTTAAATCTGGATATCAGGGGCGGAGAACTTCTAATATTAATCGGAGGGTCAGGTGCAGGGAAAACAACAGCTCTCAAAATGATTAACCGCCTTATTGTTCCGGACTCCGGGCATATAGAGATAAACGGACTCAACATAGCAGACTTAAACGAAGTTGAACTTAGAAGAAATATTGGATACGTTATCCAGCAGATTGGCCTTTTCCCCCACATGACTGTAAAAGACAACATTGGTCTTTTGCCCAAAATTGAAAAATGGAAATCGGGTGAAATAACCAAAAAAGTAGAAGAGCTTCTTGAACTTGTGGATCTTCCGCCGGACTATTTTATTAACCGCTATCCAAAAGAACTCTCAGGCGGACAACAGCAGAGAATAGGTCTTGCAAGGGCTCTGGTAATGGACCCGCCCCTGCTACTCATGGATGAACCCTTCGGGGCACTTGATCCTATACTTCGAAAACAGCTGCAGGATGAATTTCTTGAAATTAAAAAAAATATAGGGAGAACAATTATTTTAGTAACACATGACATAAACGAAGCCTTCAAACTTGGAGACCGGATTGGAATAATGCATGACTCTAAATTAATCCAGACCGGGACTCCTGAAGAGCTTATTTTCAATCCAAAAAACAGTATTGTATCGGGCCTTGTGGAGGCTGACAAAAAATTCAGGCATATTGAAAGCATGAAGGTAAAAGATCTGGTTTCTCCGGTTTTAAGGAAATATTACTATGAATCCTCTCAAAATTGTGAAACTGCACTTGACAATATGATAAAAGATGATATTCATATAGCAATTGTCATGGAAAACGGGGATTATCGGGGTATTGTAATGAGAAGGGAGCTCTATCCGTTAAAAAAAACTGATACGACTCTTGCCGATCAATTAACAGATTTACCGGTTTTCTCCCCGGAAGACGATGCTATGGCTGCACTAAGAGAAATTAAAAAAATAAAAGCCCCGTTTGGGCTTTCTATGGATAAGGGGACTGTTTTTGGGTTTTTAATACCGGATGAGATTATGATGCGGCTGATATAA
- a CDS encoding indolepyruvate ferredoxin oxidoreductase subunit alpha → MVAVVDAEKCTGCETCVDVCPSEAISMDDGIAVVDSDMCVDCEACVDECPAEAIHME, encoded by the coding sequence ATGGTAGCAGTAGTTGACGCAGAAAAATGTACTGGATGTGAAACCTGCGTAGATGTCTGTCCATCTGAGGCAATTTCGATGGATGACGGCATTGCAGTGGTCGATTCAGACATGTGTGTGGACTGTGAGGCCTGTGTGGACGAGTGTCCTGCAGAAGCAATCCACATGGAATAA
- the moaA gene encoding GTP 3',8-cyclase MoaA, with protein MHLIDTYGRNVTNLRISLTSKCNLRCTYCHREGEFEPKEEMSLEDIAEILRVAKKFGINSVKLTGGEPTIRKDIIDIIKAIPEGMEASMTTNGTLLAPIAKDLKEAGLSRVNISIDSLDRERYKQISGKDMLPEVLEGIEAAVDAGLTPVKLNIVVLKGVNEDEVENFIRFAGGRKEIILQFIELMDLDVDKGVSNVSELEEDLKKRSKTIITRRMHHRKKYCLEGAEVEVVRPMHNKEFCANCNRLRVTSDGELKPCLLRHDNHVNVRGKRGEELEELFRVAVGRREPFFK; from the coding sequence ATGCATCTGATTGATACCTATGGGCGAAATGTTACAAATTTAAGAATAAGTCTCACCTCAAAATGTAATCTCAGGTGTACATATTGTCACCGCGAAGGTGAATTTGAACCAAAAGAGGAGATGAGTCTTGAGGATATTGCAGAGATATTGAGAGTTGCCAAAAAGTTTGGAATTAATAGTGTAAAGCTCACCGGCGGTGAGCCTACTATCCGAAAGGATATAATTGATATAATTAAGGCAATTCCCGAAGGTATGGAAGCCTCAATGACGACAAACGGTACTCTCCTTGCACCTATCGCAAAAGATCTAAAAGAAGCGGGGCTTTCAAGAGTAAATATCAGCATTGACAGTCTGGATCGTGAAAGATACAAACAAATCAGTGGTAAGGATATGCTTCCGGAGGTTCTTGAAGGCATTGAGGCGGCTGTTGATGCAGGTCTCACTCCTGTTAAGCTGAACATTGTTGTATTAAAAGGGGTCAATGAAGATGAGGTTGAAAACTTCATAAGGTTTGCAGGCGGCAGGAAGGAAATAATTCTTCAGTTTATTGAACTTATGGATTTAGATGTGGATAAAGGCGTAAGCAATGTCAGTGAACTTGAAGAAGATTTAAAGAAACGCTCAAAGACCATAATTACAAGAAGAATGCATCACAGGAAGAAATACTGCCTTGAGGGTGCCGAGGTTGAGGTTGTAAGACCGATGCATAACAAAGAATTTTGTGCAAACTGCAATCGTCTGAGAGTTACTTCTGATGGCGAATTAAAGCCATGTCTGTTAAGACATGACAATCATGTGAATGTCAGGGGTAAGAGGGGAGAAGAACTCGAAGAGCTTTTCAGGGTTGCAGTTGGAAGACGCGAACCATTTTTTAAATAA
- a CDS encoding 30S ribosomal protein S17e, with protein sequence MAIKPTYIKALSQELLAKHGNRFSNDFDANKIAVEEVAVINSKSVRNRVAGAITRKVNRRKVI encoded by the coding sequence ATGGCAATTAAACCAACATACATAAAGGCACTTAGCCAGGAACTGCTTGCAAAGCATGGGAACAGATTTTCAAACGATTTCGACGCAAACAAGATTGCTGTCGAGGAAGTAGCTGTCATCAACTCAAAGAGTGTACGCAACAGAGTTGCCGGCGCAATTACAAGAAAGGTAAATAGAAGAAAAGTCATATAA
- the albA gene encoding DNA-binding protein Alba → MSDNTVFVGNKPVMNYVLAVVTQFNQGAEEVSVKARGKAISRAVDTTEIAMNRFLENVTKSEIITSTEIVDTESGKTNVSSIEITLSKI, encoded by the coding sequence ATGTCAGATAATACAGTATTCGTCGGTAACAAACCGGTAATGAATTATGTTCTAGCAGTTGTTACACAATTTAATCAGGGGGCGGAAGAGGTTTCCGTAAAAGCCCGGGGTAAAGCGATTTCACGCGCTGTCGATACAACTGAGATTGCCATGAATCGCTTTTTGGAAAATGTCACCAAATCAGAGATCATTACATCGACTGAAATTGTTGACACAGAAAGCGGCAAGACAAACGTATCAAGTATTGAAATCACTTTGTCTAAAATCTAG
- a CDS encoding ABC transporter permease — translation MVFGDIIEIWNSYSLTERTLEHLSMFFTAIFFAILIGILLGMFLFKNERFAFSTLNFLNILETFPDIALLILLLPLVGIGEIPTIIACVIYSVLPVSRNVYTGLKHVDSAFLEIARAIGFKDNEILYKIRLPLAMPMIAGGIRIAIVFTMGIVTLGGIFGAGGLGAPLQTGINLIRPDIIYVAGIWVGILAVILDGFAGFIEKYLTRRYGTWQS, via the coding sequence ATGGTTTTTGGAGATATCATAGAGATATGGAACAGCTACAGCCTGACAGAAAGAACCCTTGAACACCTCTCAATGTTTTTTACAGCCATCTTTTTTGCAATATTAATCGGGATACTGCTGGGAATGTTTTTGTTCAAAAATGAGAGATTTGCATTTTCAACCCTGAATTTTCTTAATATTCTGGAAACTTTCCCTGATATTGCACTTTTAATTCTCCTGCTTCCTCTTGTCGGGATTGGTGAAATCCCCACCATTATCGCATGTGTTATTTATTCAGTTCTGCCGGTTTCACGAAATGTGTACACCGGACTTAAACATGTTGATTCAGCTTTTCTGGAGATAGCACGGGCAATCGGTTTTAAGGATAATGAGATTCTCTATAAAATCAGGCTGCCTCTTGCCATGCCTATGATAGCCGGGGGAATAAGGATTGCAATTGTCTTTACAATGGGTATAGTAACTCTCGGGGGAATATTTGGTGCGGGGGGTCTTGGTGCACCTCTTCAGACCGGAATCAACCTGATAAGGCCGGATATAATATATGTTGCAGGGATATGGGTTGGCATTCTGGCTGTCATTCTTGATGGTTTTGCAGGATTTATTGAAAAATATCTCACCCGGAGGTATGGAACATGGCAGTCCTGA
- the dapB gene encoding 4-hydroxy-tetrahydrodipicolinate reductase has product MIKVVMCGALGRMGTKIGGLVVDSPDLELVGGVDIKSGSFYGVEVVESSNIDNFLKEKKPDVLIDFTVASAAVENIKAASRNGVAVIVGTTGFSEAQAEEISNAIEGKIPAVISSNFSLGVNIFWKLVREAAKQLKDYDIEVIEAHHHFKKDAPSGTARTIIDIIKEEVGERDEMYGRKGMVGERGNEIGVHVIRGGDIIGDHTVLFAGNDEVIELTHRAYDRTVFAHGVIRSASWIYNKQPGVYSMEDVMGFKE; this is encoded by the coding sequence ATGATTAAAGTTGTAATGTGCGGCGCACTTGGCCGCATGGGGACAAAAATAGGGGGCCTTGTCGTCGATTCGCCGGACCTTGAACTGGTCGGCGGCGTAGACATAAAATCCGGATCATTTTACGGCGTGGAAGTAGTTGAATCATCAAATATTGACAACTTCTTAAAAGAGAAAAAACCGGATGTCTTAATTGACTTCACAGTAGCCTCCGCCGCCGTTGAAAACATCAAGGCAGCATCCAGAAACGGCGTTGCTGTAATTGTCGGCACAACAGGCTTTTCAGAGGCACAGGCTGAAGAAATCAGCAATGCAATTGAAGGAAAAATTCCGGCAGTTATATCAAGCAATTTCAGTCTTGGCGTAAACATCTTCTGGAAACTGGTAAGAGAAGCCGCAAAACAGCTTAAAGACTATGACATTGAAGTGATAGAAGCACACCACCATTTCAAAAAAGATGCACCCAGCGGCACTGCCAGGACAATCATTGACATAATCAAAGAAGAAGTCGGTGAACGTGATGAAATGTACGGCAGGAAAGGCATGGTCGGTGAGCGCGGGAATGAAATCGGTGTTCATGTGATCAGAGGAGGCGACATTATCGGAGATCACACTGTTCTTTTCGCCGGAAACGATGAAGTAATTGAACTTACCCACCGCGCATATGACAGAACAGTGTTTGCACATGGCGTAATCAGATCAGCTTCATGGATTTACAACAAACAGCCAGGCGTATATTCCATGGAAGACGTGATGGGATTCAAAGAATAA
- the dapA gene encoding 4-hydroxy-tetrahydrodipicolinate synthase, whose amino-acid sequence MFEGVYPALITPFKDNFQKDLDLDGLASNIDFLISEGVHGVVPCGSTGESATLTFEEHEEVIGKTIDVVNGKIPVLAGTGSNNTAEAVRFTKAAKDLGADGVLVLSPYYNKPNRSGLVKHYNMLADLDIPVIIYNVPGRTGQNLLPDLIIELAEHPNIFGIKEASGDIVQMSRIIEGTLDMDFKLMSGDDAMTYPVLALGGSGVISVTANIEPARMVSMYDKFVSGDLEGARKIHYELSNIFRTMFIETNPIPVKKASGLRGHAAGPVRLPLDELDEIKTKQLHEVLKTYD is encoded by the coding sequence ATGTTTGAGGGTGTATATCCAGCATTAATCACTCCTTTTAAGGATAATTTTCAAAAGGATCTTGACCTTGATGGTCTGGCATCCAATATTGATTTTCTAATTTCAGAAGGTGTTCACGGGGTAGTCCCATGTGGTTCTACCGGTGAATCAGCCACTTTGACTTTTGAAGAGCACGAAGAGGTCATAGGTAAGACCATAGATGTTGTAAACGGCAAGATTCCGGTTTTGGCAGGAACGGGTTCCAACAACACTGCCGAAGCAGTTCGTTTTACAAAAGCCGCCAAAGACCTTGGTGCAGACGGAGTTCTTGTTTTAAGCCCTTATTACAATAAACCAAACCGTTCAGGGCTTGTAAAACATTACAATATGCTGGCAGACCTTGACATTCCGGTCATCATTTACAATGTTCCGGGAAGGACAGGCCAGAATCTTTTGCCCGACCTGATTATTGAACTTGCAGAACACCCTAATATTTTCGGCATCAAAGAAGCAAGCGGAGATATTGTTCAGATGTCAAGAATCATCGAAGGAACACTTGATATGGACTTCAAACTTATGTCCGGCGACGATGCTATGACATACCCTGTTCTTGCCCTTGGAGGAAGCGGTGTCATCAGTGTTACCGCAAATATCGAACCGGCAAGAATGGTTTCGATGTATGATAAATTCGTATCAGGGGATCTTGAAGGTGCAAGGAAAATCCACTATGAACTCTCAAATATATTCAGAACGATGTTCATAGAAACAAATCCGATACCTGTCAAAAAGGCATCAGGGCTGCGCGGACATGCCGCGGGACCTGTGAGACTGCCTCTTGATGAACTGGATGAGATAAAAACAAAACAGCTGCATGAGGTTTTGAAAACATATGATTAA
- the asd gene encoding aspartate-semialdehyde dehydrogenase: protein MINVGVLGATGAVGQRFVQLLAEHPWFNLETLTASERSAGKTYRDAVNWRLDKPFPESTGDITVSHTDVASLKGLDLVFSALPANLATKLESDIADAGIAVCSNASSHRMDKNVPLVIPEVNQEHLGLIDVQRDSGRDGFIVTNPNCSTIVMAMALNPIRSRGLSDIRVATMQAMSGAGFDGVAAMAIYDNVIPYIGSEEEKMENETLKIMGQFDGAEILPAEFSVSASCHRVPVIDGHTMAIWASVNASPEELKADYRNYSAPFSGLPTQPEKSVQLLEESDRPQPRLDRNRGDGMTVSVGRIREGIRFIAMGHNTIRGAAGASILNAELIVSKKYI, encoded by the coding sequence ATGATCAATGTAGGAGTTCTAGGTGCAACTGGCGCCGTTGGGCAGCGTTTTGTACAACTTTTGGCTGAACATCCCTGGTTTAACCTGGAAACACTCACCGCTTCAGAGCGCAGTGCAGGAAAAACATATCGCGATGCTGTAAACTGGCGTCTTGATAAACCATTTCCTGAAAGTACAGGTGATATCACTGTCAGCCATACAGATGTGGCAAGTTTGAAAGGACTGGATCTCGTATTTTCAGCATTACCCGCCAATCTAGCCACTAAACTTGAATCAGATATTGCAGATGCAGGGATTGCCGTATGCAGCAATGCTTCATCGCACAGGATGGACAAAAACGTACCTCTTGTAATTCCTGAAGTAAACCAGGAACACCTTGGTCTGATTGATGTCCAGCGTGACTCAGGGAGAGACGGCTTTATTGTCACAAATCCCAATTGTTCAACAATTGTTATGGCAATGGCCCTTAATCCAATCAGATCACGCGGTCTTTCAGACATAAGGGTTGCTACAATGCAGGCAATGTCGGGGGCAGGTTTTGACGGGGTTGCGGCAATGGCAATATACGACAATGTTATTCCTTACATTGGCTCGGAAGAAGAAAAAATGGAGAATGAAACCCTGAAAATAATGGGTCAGTTTGATGGCGCAGAGATTTTGCCTGCAGAGTTTTCTGTAAGTGCAAGCTGCCATCGTGTTCCCGTTATTGATGGACATACTATGGCCATATGGGCATCAGTAAATGCATCTCCTGAGGAATTGAAAGCTGACTACAGAAACTACAGTGCACCTTTTAGCGGCCTTCCAACACAACCTGAGAAATCGGTCCAGTTGCTTGAAGAGAGCGATCGCCCTCAGCCGAGGCTTGACAGAAACCGTGGTGATGGCATGACAGTCTCTGTCGGGAGAATTCGTGAAGGCATACGCTTTATAGCTATGGGACACAATACCATACGTGGTGCTGCAGGAGCTTCAATCCTAAATGCAGAACTCATTGTCAGTAAAAAGTATATTTAA
- a CDS encoding DNA polymerase sliding clamp: protein MLKAAIDTEIFKETVDVISAMVTECRLHINEDSFSTRAVDTANVAMISLDLSSSAFSSYEGTDTEIGLDINKMKNIVSMMGKEDTLSLDLPEGGYKMEMSFGGYKYSIALLDVNTVRKDPNPPNIELPGKVIISGTALNNAIKAAALVSDKIAFGINPEKGTFYMEADGDTDHINLELGTDELISLVPAEARSMFSLDYLKDMGKVMSKADEVEIQIGIDHPVKFVFNIADGNGHVEYLLAPRIEAD from the coding sequence ATGTTAAAGGCAGCTATTGATACAGAAATTTTTAAAGAAACGGTTGATGTTATTTCCGCGATGGTAACTGAATGCCGCCTGCATATAAATGAAGACAGTTTCTCGACACGTGCAGTAGATACTGCTAATGTCGCGATGATTTCACTCGATCTTTCAAGCAGCGCGTTTTCTTCATACGAAGGAACAGATACCGAGATTGGTCTTGATATCAACAAGATGAAAAATATCGTCAGCATGATGGGAAAGGAAGATACTCTGAGTCTGGATCTTCCGGAAGGCGGATATAAAATGGAAATGTCCTTTGGAGGATATAAATATTCAATAGCCCTTCTGGATGTAAACACTGTCAGAAAGGATCCAAACCCGCCAAACATCGAACTTCCGGGAAAAGTTATAATCTCAGGTACAGCTTTAAACAATGCAATAAAAGCGGCAGCACTTGTTTCTGATAAAATTGCTTTTGGGATTAATCCGGAAAAGGGAACTTTTTACATGGAAGCAGACGGTGACACTGATCACATCAACCTCGAACTCGGAACAGATGAACTTATTTCACTGGTACCGGCAGAAGCGCGCTCCATGTTCTCACTTGACTACCTAAAAGACATGGGTAAAGTGATGAGCAAAGCAGACGAGGTTGAGATCCAGATAGGTATTGATCATCCAGTTAAATTTGTATTCAACATTGCAGACGGAAACGGACATGTTGAGTATCTTCTTGCACCACGCATTGAAGCAGACTGA
- a CDS encoding ABC transporter permease: MAVLMTIWGAAVQQILLVYTALLISVVLGIFLAVISLYSKIFAKTIMTFANLAQAVPTFAIVAIVVPLIGIGFWPAIIAIMLRALLPIVKNTWIGLSDIDYSLIDSGMGSGLTDWQIIKYIRFPYAYPAIFSGVKFAAILANSIAILTAIIGSGGLGSIIFEGLANMNISKMMSAVIPAIIIALFLEFSLTYLEKKVVSPGLTQDT, translated from the coding sequence ATGGCAGTCCTGATGACTATTTGGGGGGCGGCAGTTCAACAGATTTTGCTTGTGTATACTGCATTATTAATCAGTGTTGTTCTTGGAATATTTCTCGCGGTTATTTCATTATACAGCAAGATATTTGCAAAGACAATAATGACTTTTGCAAATCTTGCACAGGCAGTACCCACATTTGCCATTGTGGCAATCGTTGTACCTCTTATCGGAATCGGATTCTGGCCTGCAATTATTGCAATTATGCTCAGGGCATTGCTTCCGATTGTCAAAAATACATGGATAGGTCTTTCTGATATTGATTATTCTCTTATTGATTCCGGAATGGGAAGCGGGCTTACAGACTGGCAGATTATAAAGTATATCAGATTTCCATATGCTTATCCGGCAATATTCTCCGGAGTCAAGTTTGCAGCCATACTTGCAAACAGTATTGCAATACTCACTGCGATTATCGGCAGCGGAGGACTTGGATCAATAATATTTGAAGGGCTTGCAAATATGAATATTTCAAAAATGATGTCAGCGGTAATTCCTGCAATCATTATTGCATTGTTTTTGGAGTTCTCACTGACATACCTTGAAAAGAAAGTGGTTTCCCCGGGACTAACACAGGATACATGA
- a CDS encoding DNA primase large subunit PriL: MSVEFDKKDLAKYPFLKEAQNLVSERAYSLDSLLNSKSGALIAKKASDRVKDALNSNFVFEEIRLDFPEGEILSYAIARIIVSCMKERQITDRLCRYESERATFFLQTEKQDNKKYIAETLGLDLDAEKIPVAKYVELTAHLRSSKWQLVNRDLDSGCVYIHKDESEELLKERIKSVLQSQLPLPVTDDICKMLEIFITGISTAYQEKVLEQFGDIDEGSFPPCMKAIIQAVTTGTNIPHTARFSLTAFMHTIGMDINQIVEVYTRAPDFDVEKTMYQVEHISGRGGTEYTPPECATMKTYGLCVNQDQICKNKNINHPLSYYKFKKKKAGYNKKENSSSKKSDENKETG, translated from the coding sequence ATGTCAGTTGAATTTGACAAAAAAGATCTGGCAAAATACCCTTTTTTAAAAGAAGCCCAGAACCTTGTTAGTGAACGGGCATATTCACTTGACAGCCTCTTAAACAGCAAATCAGGCGCATTGATTGCTAAAAAAGCATCTGACAGAGTTAAAGATGCACTAAACAGCAATTTTGTTTTTGAAGAGATCAGACTTGATTTTCCGGAAGGAGAAATTCTTTCCTATGCAATAGCAAGAATTATTGTCTCATGCATGAAGGAAAGGCAGATTACAGACAGGTTATGCCGCTACGAATCAGAAAGAGCGACTTTTTTCCTACAGACCGAAAAGCAGGACAATAAAAAATACATCGCAGAAACTCTGGGCCTTGATCTTGATGCAGAAAAAATACCTGTAGCCAAATATGTCGAATTAACAGCGCATCTTAGAAGTTCAAAATGGCAGCTTGTAAACCGTGATCTTGATTCAGGGTGTGTTTACATACATAAAGATGAGTCAGAAGAGCTGCTAAAAGAGAGAATTAAATCAGTTCTTCAAAGCCAGCTTCCCCTCCCTGTCACTGATGATATCTGCAAAATGCTTGAAATTTTTATTACAGGTATTTCAACAGCATATCAGGAGAAGGTTCTCGAACAATTCGGGGATATTGATGAGGGATCTTTTCCGCCATGCATGAAAGCAATAATTCAGGCAGTAACAACAGGAACAAACATCCCGCACACCGCCAGGTTCTCGCTAACTGCCTTTATGCACACAATTGGAATGGATATAAACCAGATTGTAGAGGTTTATACCCGTGCTCCGGATTTTGATGTTGAGAAGACAATGTACCAGGTAGAACACATATCCGGAAGAGGAGGAACAGAATATACACCCCCCGAATGTGCAACCATGAAAACATACGGACTCTGTGTAAATCAGGATCAAATCTGTAAAAATAAAAACATAAATCATCCGCTAAGCTATTACAAATTCAAAAAGAAGAAAGCAGGTTATAATAAAAAAGAAAACAGCTCCTCTAAAAAATCAGATGAAAATAAAGAAACCGGATAA
- a CDS encoding thiamine-phosphate synthase family protein, translating to MDSENREEVIKKLSLALQKISQQMPVSFIPEVGMNIVFALPDAKTNMDVAGVEGRIVKKGDRVFPVGDIKFGASDHIARIVLTAMKFDPEVRSAANIRFSEEAVSKLEELLFEVRSFDREKEPAGVSTMDWGVAFCCKLDDVPDIIFDRGAMGKEPMIRFLADDPQTIANNIIMLFERINNKN from the coding sequence ATGGATTCTGAAAACAGGGAGGAAGTTATCAAAAAACTCTCTCTGGCTTTACAAAAAATATCTCAGCAGATGCCTGTCTCCTTCATACCGGAAGTGGGTATGAATATAGTCTTTGCATTGCCTGATGCCAAAACAAACATGGATGTGGCAGGTGTGGAGGGCAGGATTGTAAAAAAAGGTGACAGGGTATTTCCGGTAGGAGATATTAAATTCGGTGCAAGCGATCATATTGCGAGGATTGTCCTTACAGCAATGAAATTTGATCCCGAGGTGAGAAGCGCTGCAAATATAAGATTTTCAGAAGAGGCCGTATCAAAGCTTGAAGAACTTTTATTTGAAGTCAGATCATTTGACAGGGAAAAAGAGCCGGCGGGCGTCAGTACGATGGACTGGGGAGTTGCTTTCTGCTGTAAATTGGATGACGTTCCCGACATCATATTTGATCGCGGGGCTATGGGCAAAGAACCTATGATAAGATTTTTAGCTGATGATCCTCAAACAATAGCCAATAATATTATTATGCTATTCGAACGCATAAATAATAAAAACTAA